ACCCCGCAGGGCAAGCAATGTCAGGTGACCAAGAAAGCTTTATGCATCACAGCAGACCTGAACGCTgaagggagtgtagcactcagctggctacagtcAAAGAGAagaggtatcaggaggggagaaTGAGTGTGAGAGGACAGAAGACATGCTTGaaaggggtggggtagggggaaGGAGTGTGAgggaggccagagatgtgcttgaagggggaaatgagtgtgaggggggtcAGAAATGTgcttggagggaggggagaatgagtgtgaggggctggtggttttttttttatttattctacacaattttaaatgtaatctaattttggttttttttctcatgtgttttgggcttgttttttttttttttaaatagctcttGTTCTTTCAATGATAACCTGGCAACCCTGCTgctgctgacagccactgctctcCTTCTCTAATctgtgacaatctcagggtgattggaaatcaaaagttcccatgtatggctaacatagctgagtttaaagaaggtttggactagttcctggaggaaaggactaTAAACTGTTATGAACTAGGTAGGCTTGAAGAAAACCACTGCTTACATAAGCAATATAGAATCTTCCTagtatttgggatcctgctagatatttgtgacctggataggccactgctggaaacaggctACTTACTGGGTctgctggacctttggtctgattcagAGACTGGGTGACAGAGATGTCATGAAATAACAATACAATTGTTATTATGCAATGATGACCTTCAGTTTAACTTCTGAGTCCTGATAGTCCTCGCTTTGGTTAGAATCTACAATCTGGGAAGCCATAAAAGCGAGCAGTTAATGATTCTTATGCCCAGGTCCACTCGTTCAACCGTACACCCTTTTGTTTTTAACAGTTTTCTCACACATTTGTCCCCGTTCCTCGGCTGTTCACTGTCTTCTGTTGGATAATAATTACTTTTAGTCAAGCTACTCTCCTGAATAATTATTAAAACCCGTGCCTCCGCTCACCGCCACAAgagttgtactttttttttttttttgccatcccCAAGATATCCACCCATCTCATGCGCAAACGTAAAGCCGCTCCTCGGTTTCGCAGGGCCTCTCCGGCCCCGGGTTATTATTCCGGAAGTGACGAAGCGGAAAAGAGCGCCAGCATGAAGACGTGACGTAGAGCGAGGCGCGGAATTTCAAGGGGCTGATGCGGTGGGAAAGTCTTGGGCTCGGCATGGCGGAGAAGAGTTCGGTGGAGGGCCCCGAGCACATCCCCATGGTGTTCATGTGCGGCGGCTGCGGAGCTGTACTGGCGGACTCCTGTGGTCTGGTGGGGAACGAGCTGCAGGATAACGTGCTGTTCTTCTCCGGTGAGGGAAATGAGCCCGGGTTAGGAGGAGCCTACCATTtaaaggaaggagaggaggtgctCCTCTCCAGGGATCAGATCCCCCCCCCATTAATGTTCTGATGCCTTAGCTTGGGACGTAGTGTATATCTGTGTCGGGGTTCTTTGTGGGTTTTGATACCTTTTTGAACCatcataaagatttttttttttagaaaaaccgGATGGCAGTTATCAGGTTACCTCGCCCTGGTTGGTAACTTCTGAAAAGTCTTGGGTTGTTTCGAAAGCTTACCTACATCATCACCTTTGAGTTATTCTTGTATTGGTCAAGTAAAAAGGCATGACAATCACAGAATCAATGGCACATTAAGCAGAGATTAGCATGCAAATCGTTGTGTGTTGTTTCACAGTTTAAATATTATAAATGGAATGCAGTAAGTTTCCCCAGCGGAAAAGTTCTTTCAGTTCACAAATCAAGCAATAAAAGAAGCTTGAAAGCATTTTCTCTTAATATTTGACCCCCTGTCCTATCATCCTCTGTTTGCACATTGCTCCCCcgatttagattctttttttctGGTTGGCTACCAAGGTCACTCATTATTTTGTGTGACCCACCAGAAAGTGTTTGGGGACTCAGTTTGTGAATTGTTGTCATAGTTCTTTGCTGGCTCTTCTAATTTTGATTCGTTTTGAAGAGGCTGAAATGATATTTCAGCAGTGTACTCCAGTTTAAGCACAAAATATGTAAAAAGCATCATTTCTATTCTTTATAACTTCATTTaatttgttctttgtttcagCTGTCTCCTCAAACGTGTCTGTTGGTACAGAGCAGAAATTCTCTAAAATGTCAAGTGATTTTGGTTGGTAAGAAAAGTAAACATCGTATGgaatatatttacatatttttgtttattagctgattggcatatatatatatatttagggacctttgttttcagtgtaaaccgattttccctgtacatacccagatcaaacTCCTgcattttgcctccctgccagcagatggagatagagaacatttcactgacactgtacttAACCCAttgtgccacctgcagaccctcaatatttctgtctccagcagatggtagatatgGGCAAAACATGCAGTTCTACAATTAGGAGACTATTTTGGATTTATGAGCCTTCCTCCTAGAGGGTTTTTGGATCCTATTGAgtcacaagaaattgccatagtgggtcagactaagagtccatcaagcccagcatcctgtttccaacagtggccaatccaagctacaagtacctagcaaatacccaaatactaagtagatcccatgctactgatgctagtaataatagtggctattttctaaagcaacttgattaacagcagttaatggacttctcatccatgaacttatcc
This sequence is a window from Rhinatrema bivittatum chromosome 5, aRhiBiv1.1, whole genome shotgun sequence. Protein-coding genes within it:
- the MIS18A gene encoding protein Mis18-alpha isoform X2, with amino-acid sequence MRWESLGLGMAEKSSVEGPEHIPMVFMCGGCGAVLADSCGLVGNELQDNVLFFSAVSSNVSVGTEQKFSKMSSDFGCLFEDLSCIGCTKTIGRIYRCTPKLLDFKRDLFCLDISMTESYILGSSKQQIISEKEDPISVESRAALEEEIEKG